A single genomic interval of Oncorhynchus tshawytscha isolate Ot180627B linkage group LG15, Otsh_v2.0, whole genome shotgun sequence harbors:
- the LOC112267835 gene encoding liprin-beta-1 isoform X3: MMSDASEMLAAALEQMDGIIAGSKAMDYSNGLFDCQSPTSPFLGSLRALHLLEDLRAALEMMDQDEREGLRCQVPDTTADGLVEWLQQGQLTNGNGSAMIYQERLSRVESDKECLVLQVSVLSDQVEVQGEKIRDLDMCLEEHREKLDATEETLQQELLSRSTLETQKLELMTEVSSLKLKLTTVARDLRDSEGLYQEVNDLRFRVTDMENERLQCEKKLKSTKEELQTLQRQLEELRRLKDQATQGVLTPDRTDGEKDVDVLRMKRAMESLTSANNDKDRRIEELQESITRYKKVQDLVKDTLNEDDYDDIQDDRSPSIQVAMDTDRATLAVGEETGRSCDEIPSIAVFSELEQESLIQEPDTDSPPEVPPHSAGSLGHINSNTEQTTVEEPSPPSTSPSNPSSNESFGTKKARSSFGRGFFKMRGGKRTSSAPNLDRSRSASAPTLAETERKGTDHLDLARALPHKPQGGDSSQTLPSSPEAKKKSRGFMKFLGRLKRSHSTSLDLEETEFRRGGVRATAGPRLGWSRDLQHSADDVDAPFAQWSKEQVCVWLQEQGLGLHVAQAQQWIRSGFTLLQASQHDLEKELGIKQPLHRKKLQLALQALGSEEDVSKAKLDHNWVTRWLDDIGLPQYKSQFDEGRVDGRMLHYMTVDDLLSLKVGSVLHHLSIKRAIQVLRLNFYEPNCLRRRPSDENNITPGEISQWTNHRVMEWLRSVDLAEYAPNLRGSGVHGGHGERGGWWSVLEPRFNVESLALLLNIPPNKTLLRRHLATHFHLLIGSAAQRSKQECLENPDYTLLTATAKVKPRRLPFGGFGTLRKKRQEDSEEYVCPMDVEMPKNSSFQGGLRIYEDNLDQMEDSEGAVRQIGAFSEEIDNLTSMLKEDEFFSEVSSRSPEASVTDDDSNV, translated from the exons ACCAACGGAAATGGCTCCGCCATGATCTACCAGGAACGGCTGTCACGGGTGGAGAGCGATAAGGAGTGTCTCGTCCTCCAG GTGAGTGTTCTCTCAGACCAGGTGGAGGTGCAGGGGGAGAAGATCAGGGATCTGGACATGTGTCTGGAGGAGCACAGAGAGAAACTCGACGCCACTGAAGAAACGCTGCAGCAG GAGCTGTTGAGCAGGTCGACCCTGGAGACCCAGAAGCTGGAGCTGATGACCGAGGTGTCCAGTCTGAAACTGAAGCTGACCACTGTGGCGAGAGATCTGAGGGATAGTGAG GGGTTGTACCAGGAAGTCAATGACCTGCGGTTCAGGGTGACCGATATGGAGAATGAAAGACTGCAGTGTGAGAAGAAACTTAAATCCACCAAA GAGGAACTGCAGACTCTTCAGAGGCAGCTGGAGGAGCTGAGGAGACTAAAAGACCAGGCTACACAGGGAGTGCTGACCCCAGACAgaacagatggagagaaag ATGTGGATGTGCTGAGGATGAAGAGGGCCATGGAGTCCCTGACGTCAGCTAACAATGACAAG GACCGGCGGATCGAGGAGCTTCAGGAGTCTATCACACGGTACAAGAAGGTCCAGGACTTGGTGAAAG ACACACTGAATGAAGACGATTACGATGACATCCAGGATGACAGATCCCCCTCCATTCAGGTCGCCATGGATACAGACCGGGCCACCCTGGCAgttggggaggagacaggaaggagcTGTGACGAG ATTCCATCTATTGCAGTGTTTTCAGAGCTGGAGCAGGAGAGCCTGATACAGGAACCAGACACAGACAG TCCACCAGAAGTCCCACCACATTCAGCAGGTAGCCTGGGCCACATAAACAGCAACACAGAGCAG ACCACAGTTGAGGAGCCCAGCCCCCCATCCACCTCTCCATCAAACCCCAGCAGTAATGAAAGCTTTGGGACCAAGAAGGCCCGCTCCTCCTTTGGACGTGGTTTCTTCAAGATGCGTGGAGGCAAAAGGACGTCCAGTGCCCCAAATCTGG ATCGCAGCCGGAGTGCGAGTGCGCCTACgttgg CTGAGACCGAGCGTAAGGGCACAGACCACTTGGACTTGGCTCGTGCCCTGCCACACAAACCTCAGGGAGGAGACAGCAGCCAGACCCTACCTTCCTCACCAGAGGCCAAGAAGAAGTCCAGAGGCTTTATGAAGTTCTTAGGCAG GCTGAAGAGAAGTCACTCCACCTCGCTAGACCTGGAGGAGACTGAGTTCAGGAGGGGAGGAGTCAGAGCCACGGCCGGCCCCCGACTGGGCTGGTCACGTGACCTGCAGCACAGCGCCGA tgATGTGGACGCTCCCTTTGCGCAGTGGAGTaaggagcaggtgtgtgtgtggctgcaggAGCAGGGCCTGGGGCTGCACGTGGCTCAAGCCCAGCAGTGGATCCGCTCAGGATTCACCCTGCTGCAGGCCTCCCAGCACGACCTGGAGAAG GAGTTGGGGATCAAACAGCCCCTCCACAGGAAGAAGCTGCAGCTGGCTCTCCAGGCACTGGGATCAGAGGAGGATGTCAGCAAGGCCAAACTGGACCACAACTGGGTGACCA GATGGCTTGATGATATTGGTCTGCCACAGTATAAGAGCCAGTTTGATGAGGGGAGGGTCGATGGACGAATGCTACACTACATGACTGTG GATGACCTGCTGTCTCTAAAGGTGGGCAGTGTTCTCCACCACCTCAGCATCAAGAGAGCCATCCAGGTCCTCCGGCTCAACTTCTACGAGCCCAACTGCCTCCGCCGACGGCCCTCTGACGAG AACAACATCACACCAGGGGAGATCTCCCAGTGGACCAATCACAGAGTGATGGAGTGGCTGAGATCAGTGGACCTGGCTGAGTACGCTCCTAACCTGAGGGGCAGCGGTGTGCACGGGGGTCATGGTGAGCGGGGGGGGTGGTGGTCT GTGCTGGAGCCTCGCTTCAACGTGGAGTCCCTAGCCCTTCTGCTCAACATCCCTCCCAACAAGACCCTGCTGCGCCGCCACCTGGCCACCCACTTCCACCTGCTCATCGGCTCCGCTGCCCAGCGCAGCAAACAGGAGTGTCTGGAGAACCCTGACTACACCCTGCTCACTGCCACCGCCAAGGTCAAG cccAGAAGGCTGCCGTTCGGTGGCTTCGGGACCCTGCGTAAGAAGCGCCAGGAGGACAGCGAGGAGTACGTGTGCCCCATGGACGTGGAGATGCCCAAGAACAGCAGCTTCCAGGGGGGCCTGAGGATCTACGAGGACAACCTGGACCAG ATGGAGGACTCGGAAGGGGCTGTGAGGCAGATAGGAGCATTTTCTGAGGAAATCGACAACCTGACG AGCATGCTGAAGGAGGATGAATTCTTCAGCGAGGTCTCCTCTCGCTCCCCCGAGGCCAGCGTCACCGATGACGACTCCAACGTGTGA
- the LOC112267836 gene encoding NADH-cytochrome b5 reductase 3: protein MLSYIIGLIRSSIDNIINLILSLFLSKKKPAITLEDPNIKYALRLIDKEIISHDTRKFRFALREKDHVLGLPIGQHIYLSAKPDGVLVVRPYTPVSSDDDVGFVDLVVKIYYKNVNPKFPEGGKMSQYLESLRIGDTIDFRGPSGLLVYQGNGAFAIKAEKKAEPVIKTAKQVGMIAGGTGITPMLQLITAIMKDPQDQTVCHLLFANQTEKDILLRPELEEIAANHPTRFKLWFTLDRAPEEWEYSQGFISEDMVRDHLPPPGDDTLILLCGPPPMIQFACNPNLDKVGHASSRRFTF from the exons ATGCTGTCTTACATCATTGGG ctcATTCGGAGCAGTATTGACAACATTATCAACCTCATCCTGAGCCTCTTCCTCTCAAAGAAGAAACCTGCCATCACTTTAGAGGACCCCAACATCAAATATGCATTAAGGCTGATAGATAAAGAG ATCATCAGTCATGACACAAGGAAATTCCGTTTTGCCCTGCGGGAAAAGGATCATGTCCTTGGGCTACCCATTG GGCAACACATATACCTGTCTGCCAAACCGGATGGAGTCCTGGTGGTCAGACCGTACACACCTGTGTCTAGTGATGACGACGTAGGCTTTGTAGACCTGGTAGTGAAG ATTTACTACAAGAACGTTAATCCAAAGTTTCCTGAAGGTGGGAAGATGAGTCAGTACTTGGAGAGCCTCCGGATTGGCGACACTATTGATTTCAGAGGGCCCAGCGGCCTGCTGGTCTACCAAGGAAACG GGGCTTTTGCCATCAAGGCAGAAAAAAAGGCGGAGCCTGTAATCAAAACTGCCAAGCAAGTGGGCATGAtcgcaggagggactg GAATCACTCCCATGCTGCAGCTCATCACAGCTATAATGAAGGATCCCCAGGACCAGACAGTGTGTCATCTGCTCTTCGCCAACCAG ACTGAGAAAGACATCTTGCTTCGACCGGAGTTGGAGGAGATCGCAGCTAATCACCCAACCCGGTTCAAGCTATGGTTCACCCTGGACAGGGCTCCTGAGG AGTGGGAGTACAGCCAAGGCTTCATCAGTGAAGACATGGTGAGGGACCACCTTCCACCCCCTGGAGACGACACTCTCATTCTCCTGTGCGGACCGCCTCCCATGATTCAGTTTGCCTGTAACCCCAACCTGGACAAAGTGGGCCACGCCAGCAGCCGGAGGTTCACCTTTTAG